The sequence below is a genomic window from Dictyostelium discoideum AX4 chromosome 5 chromosome, whole genome shotgun sequence.
TGCAAAGGTTATGGAAAACCTTTAATTTTGAACACTTATTCCAAACTCTCCAACTTTTTTCTTTCAACAAGCAACGTTTTTGCACTTGCTAAAACAAGTAAAATCATATgttatccttttttttaaaaaaaaaacacataaATCCTtaaatcatataaaaaaaaaaacacataaataatattttttaaaattctttgtTAAACGTCCAAAagatcaattttattaaaatatataatgatCGATATGTTCCAATAAGCTTGCACTGAGGCGTTTAGATACCAAGCTTTGTACGTCTCCAATGTCTACGTTTGTTATTGTATCTGTATACAATGAAAGGGGTTTGGTTAGTGTTTGTCTTATATTTTACGTAGAATGAATTGTGAGTTTTACATACCTGATGGTGTTATCAGTTCTTAAACGAATCCATTGTGGGACTGGTCTGTTTTGCTTTTGCTTTTTGcctaaaatctttttaatttttaatgttttattgGATGGCTATAGATTGAGTTGTAGATTGACACGATATGTGATTTTGATAAAGgatatattttgatttttaaaaaagtatacgttttgattaataatacatttcataaaaattcaaagataacctttaaattttaaaggttGACAGTCATATAGACACACATAGATAATAAATAGAAagagataaaataaaaaaaaataaaaaaaagttacatATAATATATCATACCATTTTGGAAATAGGGTGGACTAAAAacgaaaattaaaaaaaaaaaaaaaaaaaaatttcaacgGACCCCAAACTCgctcataattttttttgtgcgTTTGgtcatataaaaattttcgaaaaaaaattttaatgtgAAAATGAGAATATCATAATGTAACGTTTAATTTTATgacaaaaaaacaattgtatTAACtgaaaatatttgtttttttttttttttttttttttttttttttattattttacatttaattaacaattataattataagcaattttattttttatttttttctttttcgttaatcattttttattttatatagttGTGTtgattatcaaaattttttttttttttaaacacagAAAATATGAAAGTAcaattttttagatttattattataaattttttttttttttatttattattttttttattttttttattatttttttattttttttttttctcaaggATGAAAAGTTTGTTTTGAAAACAATTCGATAGTAACTTGAGAAAGGAAAGAAGGTATTGATTTACAAGCGAATAAATAagctttaatttctttatctaAATTTCTTGTAAACTCAGTTTCCAATAATTCCATTTGAATTCTACccttattatttgattgttgtgTTGGTGGTGATTGTTGAAACATTAAGAAATCAGATTCTCTTTCTGCATACATTGATTGTAATTTATATCTATTATTTGTATCtacatcaattttaaaacctAATAATGCATAAACAGCCTCTCTAAATTCATTAAtcttttgtttaaaaatttgttttaatctATCCATTTTCTTTTCACCATcattaatttgaattaataatctatgattttcttcaatt
It includes:
- the rpl39 gene encoding 60S ribosomal protein L39 — encoded protein: MPSNKTLKIKKILGKKQKQNRPVPQWIRLRTDNTIRYNNKRRHWRRTKLGI